A single Dehalococcoidales bacterium DNA region contains:
- a CDS encoding DUF1616 domain-containing protein produces the protein MIKGSSIRDKVLTAVLIAALAGAVGMLGYTIAHPPNPERYTEFYLLGPEGKAADYPGELAVGEEARVIVGIVNREQAALSYRLEIRADGVISGGIERVQLEPDQKWENEVAFTPDRIGDRQKVEFLLYRQGQDGVYESLYLWVDVDDGVA, from the coding sequence ATGATTAAGGGTTCGAGTATTCGTGATAAGGTATTAACCGCTGTCTTGATAGCTGCTTTGGCAGGGGCGGTAGGTATGCTGGGTTATACCATCGCCCATCCGCCGAATCCGGAGAGATATACCGAGTTTTACCTCTTGGGGCCGGAGGGCAAGGCTGCCGATTATCCCGGGGAGCTGGCGGTAGGAGAGGAGGCCCGGGTGATTGTGGGGATTGTCAACCGGGAGCAAGCGGCGCTAAGCTACCGCCTAGAAATAAGGGCAGACGGCGTGATTTCCGGCGGGATAGAGAGGGTGCAGCTTGAGCCCGACCAGAAATGGGAGAATGAGGTGGCGTTTACTCCGGATCGGATAGGCGACCGGCAGAAAGTAGAGTTCCTGTTGTACCGGCAGGGCCAGGACGGGGTCTACGAGAGCCTCTATCTCTGGGTGGATGTTGATGACGGAGTTGCTTAG
- a CDS encoding glycosyltransferase family 2 protein: MNRQVKATIIRISSVRYYHNRERDMGAIQRVHQKIIAGIPAYNQENKIGEVIRKASKYVDAVIVADDGSADDTARVAEAAGATVIRSDSNHGAGQATRTCFTTAKDRNADLLVTLDSDGQHNAEEIPLVTAPVIEGKADLVIGSRFLNDNYNIPRYRRFGISIITSLFNIGSKIKVSDSQSCFRCYGRKALSCLNISERGFAFSIELLVQARREGLAIAEVPISCVYDSASHSRNPVVHGVEVAIAVVRLRLKRKKRYY; the protein is encoded by the coding sequence TTGAATCGGCAAGTAAAGGCAACTATAATCAGGATAAGTAGTGTCAGGTATTATCACAACCGGGAGCGTGACATGGGGGCTATCCAGCGAGTTCACCAGAAGATTATTGCCGGTATCCCGGCCTACAACCAGGAGAACAAAATAGGCGAGGTAATTCGTAAAGCCTCAAAGTATGTCGACGCAGTTATCGTTGCCGACGACGGCTCGGCGGACGATACCGCCCGGGTTGCCGAAGCCGCCGGGGCTACAGTGATAAGAAGTGACTCAAATCACGGTGCAGGGCAGGCAACTCGAACCTGCTTTACGACAGCTAAAGACAGAAATGCCGACCTACTGGTTACGCTCGATAGCGACGGGCAGCATAATGCGGAAGAGATTCCCTTGGTGACAGCGCCTGTTATTGAAGGGAAAGCCGACCTTGTTATCGGATCAAGGTTCCTTAATGATAACTACAATATTCCCCGCTACCGCAGATTTGGCATTAGTATCATAACATCACTGTTTAATATTGGTTCAAAAATAAAGGTGAGCGACTCCCAGAGCTGCTTCCGCTGCTACGGCAGAAAAGCTCTAAGCTGCCTTAATATTTCCGAAAGAGGGTTCGCCTTCAGCATCGAGCTACTGGTACAGGCGCGCCGGGAAGGGCTGGCGATTGCGGAAGTGCCTATCTCATGCGTTTATGATTCCGCCAGTCATAGCCGCAACCCGGTCGTGCACGGCGTAGAGGTGGCCATTGCCGTGGTCAGGCTGAGGCTGAAGCGCAAGAAAAGGTATTATTGA
- a CDS encoding glycosyltransferase family 4 protein produces MNILFVHEVDWLKKVVLEFHNLSEALSLLNHHVYAIDYESMWQRNGHLGLDSLKTKEIDGVSRAIPGASVTLRRPGFIRIPGLSRLSAGITHYREIQRTIKENGIDVIVLYSVPTNGLQTIRLARKSGIPVVFRSIDILHRLVPNAALRPLTITLERKVYSQADLVLPNTPRYLQYVLGMGAVESRVELILMPIDTGIFHPSVDCSAIRRQWGFSEKDRIILFIGTLFRFSGLDGFIRSFPRVIENSPDARLMIVGDGPQRPELEKIITELGLERRITITGFQPYPTMPQFISLADVCINTFLNTDATRDIFPGKIVQYIACGRPTVATPLPGITTLLPGESHGVIYADSSDDMAGEVVGLLRSPERRQQMGQAGVHYVKQAHEQQKIARQLEAELEEAIERKRAATTTQKVRHENTG; encoded by the coding sequence ATGAATATTCTTTTTGTACACGAGGTCGACTGGCTTAAGAAGGTGGTGCTTGAGTTCCACAACCTCTCCGAGGCCCTATCGCTTCTCAACCATCACGTCTATGCCATCGATTATGAGAGTATGTGGCAAAGAAACGGCCACTTGGGCCTGGACAGTCTCAAAACAAAGGAGATTGATGGGGTCTCCCGGGCAATTCCGGGAGCATCCGTTACCCTGAGACGCCCCGGTTTCATCCGGATCCCCGGCCTGAGCCGTCTATCGGCCGGCATCACCCACTACCGGGAAATCCAGCGGACAATAAAGGAAAATGGTATCGATGTTATCGTGCTCTACTCCGTACCTACCAACGGATTACAGACGATACGCCTGGCCAGGAAATCCGGCATCCCCGTCGTCTTCCGGTCGATAGATATCCTGCACCGTTTGGTACCCAACGCCGCACTGCGGCCACTGACCATAACCCTGGAGAGGAAGGTCTATTCACAAGCCGATCTGGTCCTCCCCAATACTCCCCGATATTTACAGTACGTTCTGGGCATGGGAGCTGTCGAGTCAAGGGTTGAGCTGATTCTCATGCCAATTGATACCGGCATTTTCCACCCCTCTGTTGACTGCTCCGCAATACGCCGGCAGTGGGGGTTCAGTGAGAAAGACCGGATAATCCTGTTCATCGGGACCCTGTTTCGCTTCAGCGGGCTCGATGGCTTTATCCGCAGCTTTCCCCGGGTTATCGAAAACTCGCCGGATGCCAGACTAATGATTGTCGGCGACGGTCCGCAACGACCCGAGCTCGAGAAAATAATCACTGAACTCGGCCTGGAGAGACGGATTACCATCACCGGGTTTCAACCCTACCCGACCATGCCTCAGTTTATCAGCCTGGCCGACGTATGCATCAACACTTTTCTTAATACTGATGCCACCAGGGATATCTTCCCGGGCAAGATTGTCCAGTATATTGCCTGCGGCAGACCGACAGTGGCTACGCCCCTGCCGGGAATAACGACGCTGCTTCCCGGTGAATCTCACGGGGTTATTTATGCCGATAGCAGCGACGATATGGCTGGAGAAGTGGTTGGCCTGCTGAGGTCGCCTGAGCGCAGGCAGCAGATGGGACAGGCCGGGGTCCATTATGTAAAGCAGGCACACGAGCAGCAGAAGATAGCCCGCCAGTTGGAAGCGGAGCTGGAAGAAGCTATTGAAAGGAAACGCGCGGCAACCACTACTCAAAAGGTGCGCCATGAAAATACGGGGTGA
- a CDS encoding NAD(P)-dependent oxidoreductase, with product MAKILVTGSKGSLGKPLVKELKRRGHEVWQVDLQHHLDDNYLRADISSYRQMERVFQQRYDYVYHLAAEFGRINGEEYYDTLWQTNVIGTRNILELQKQKGFRLIFASSSEIYGEVDADILSEELPLYQSIIQLNDYAISKWVNELQCMNFEKRFGSEIVRCRFFNAYGPGEHYNNYRSVVCLFCYRALHDLPYQVYQNYNRVFMYIDDFIPTLANVADRFTPGELYNIGGHEYRGVEDLSKVILDYLGLDDSRVVYLPQDVHNVKNKRPDITRARQFLGHDPRITLEEGIPRTIEWMRKVYADAVKH from the coding sequence ATGGCAAAAATTCTTGTAACCGGGAGTAAAGGTTCTCTGGGAAAACCACTGGTGAAGGAACTTAAAAGACGCGGCCACGAAGTCTGGCAGGTTGATTTGCAGCACCACCTGGATGATAATTACTTAAGGGCCGACATAAGTTCTTACCGGCAGATGGAACGCGTCTTCCAGCAACGCTACGATTACGTATACCATCTGGCTGCGGAGTTTGGACGGATCAACGGCGAAGAGTACTATGATACTCTGTGGCAGACCAATGTCATCGGCACCAGGAATATCCTGGAGTTGCAAAAGCAAAAGGGATTCCGGCTGATTTTCGCCTCTTCCTCGGAAATCTACGGAGAAGTGGATGCAGACATTCTCTCCGAGGAATTGCCGCTGTATCAATCTATCATTCAACTTAACGACTATGCCATCAGCAAGTGGGTGAACGAGCTGCAATGTATGAATTTCGAGAAGCGTTTCGGTTCGGAAATCGTACGGTGCCGCTTTTTTAACGCCTATGGCCCCGGTGAACATTATAACAATTATCGCAGTGTTGTCTGCCTGTTCTGTTACCGCGCTTTGCATGATCTGCCCTACCAGGTTTACCAGAACTATAACCGGGTATTTATGTATATTGATGATTTTATCCCCACGCTGGCTAATGTGGCGGACAGATTTACCCCCGGCGAACTCTATAATATCGGGGGCCACGAATACAGAGGAGTAGAAGACCTAAGCAAGGTAATCCTCGACTATCTCGGACTGGATGATTCCAGGGTGGTCTATTTACCCCAGGATGTCCACAACGTCAAGAATAAGAGGCCCGACATCACCAGGGCACGCCAATTTCTTGGTCACGATCCCAGGATAACCTTAGAGGAGGGTATTCCCAGGACTATTGAGTGGATGCGCAAGGTTTATGCCGATGCAGTTAAGCATTAA
- the wecB gene encoding UDP-N-acetylglucosamine 2-epimerase (non-hydrolyzing): MLVVYVAGARPNFMKISPLMQAMKDQGDFESVLVHTGQHYDHNMSKIFFQDLAIPAPDFHLGVGSGSQAWQTAEIMVRFEKVLAEINPNLILVVGDVNSTLACSLVAAKLGIPIAHVEAGLRSFDRSMPEEINRLVTDQLSDYLFTTCVEANDNLEREGISKEKIFFVGNVMADSLLANLAAAKQSDILSRLGIESSKYIAITLHRPGNVENRERLGNIFHALNTIQQKLPVIFPAHPRTRKQITGFGFSEQAKEMVNLHLIEPLGYLDFLSLMSQSRLVLTDSGGIQEETTVLGIPCLTLRDNTERPATITEGTNTIVGSDPDRIVGEAMKILEGYVKAGQIPKLWDGRASERIVAILEEEGRRKMISKGDIKAKDTGALL, translated from the coding sequence ATGCTGGTAGTCTATGTTGCTGGAGCCAGGCCAAACTTTATGAAGATCAGCCCGCTGATGCAGGCTATGAAGGACCAGGGGGATTTTGAATCCGTTCTGGTACATACCGGACAGCATTATGACCATAACATGTCCAAGATCTTCTTCCAGGATCTGGCTATTCCTGCACCGGACTTTCACCTTGGCGTCGGCTCCGGTTCGCAGGCATGGCAAACAGCGGAAATAATGGTGCGCTTCGAAAAGGTGCTGGCCGAAATAAATCCGAATTTGATTTTGGTGGTCGGTGATGTAAATTCTACCCTCGCCTGCAGCTTGGTAGCTGCCAAACTGGGCATTCCTATCGCCCATGTTGAAGCCGGCCTCCGTAGTTTTGACCGTTCTATGCCGGAAGAAATCAATCGTCTGGTTACCGATCAACTTTCGGACTATCTCTTTACCACCTGCGTGGAGGCTAATGACAATCTTGAGCGGGAAGGCATTAGCAAGGAGAAAATCTTCTTCGTTGGCAATGTGATGGCGGACAGCCTACTGGCGAATCTAGCGGCAGCTAAACAGTCGGATATACTTAGCCGCCTCGGTATTGAGAGCAGTAAATATATCGCCATAACCTTGCACCGTCCCGGCAACGTGGAAAACCGGGAAAGGCTGGGCAATATTTTTCACGCTCTTAATACGATACAGCAGAAGCTGCCTGTCATATTCCCGGCTCACCCGCGTACACGCAAGCAAATAACGGGATTCGGCTTTAGCGAGCAAGCCAAAGAGATGGTTAACCTGCATCTGATTGAACCGCTCGGTTATCTTGACTTTCTGTCTCTTATGAGCCAGAGCAGGCTGGTACTTACCGACTCAGGCGGCATTCAAGAAGAAACCACCGTACTTGGCATACCTTGCCTGACCCTGCGGGACAACACGGAACGCCCGGCAACTATTACCGAGGGAACCAACACAATTGTCGGCAGCGACCCGGACCGCATTGTAGGTGAAGCGATGAAGATTCTGGAGGGGTACGTAAAAGCAGGTCAGATACCAAAGCTGTGGGACGGGCGAGCCTCAG